From a region of the Vicia villosa cultivar HV-30 ecotype Madison, WI unplaced genomic scaffold, Vvil1.0 ctg.000684F_1_1_3, whole genome shotgun sequence genome:
- the LOC131630465 gene encoding uncharacterized protein LOC131630465 — protein sequence MRCFTFQDYQLAPTLEEYSIILNLKVKGEVPFIDVPKEVNFKLIAADLYLSIKEVSDNWKSNGGVSGFSLKFLVKKAKEEFEKKNWNAYNALLAVAIYGIVMFPNVPNFVDSAAIHIFMRKNPIPTLLADTYYAVHSRYEKRGGSITCCLQLLFIWFLSLLPSKGPFMKTRETLKWTHRIMSLTSYDIQWPKYRINVSEVIVGCGKFDNVPLVGTRGCINYNPVVSLRQLGYTLKDKPANHLIAQTVYFEKGSDPEKLKEIIVAWKKIRKHNGAHLGKKESLALTPYVEWIVKRVGNLLLPYDRVAPLQKQPPLILSEFVPTELYKDALVTNYRLHEREQETNLKFFEERDAKMRLMHQLKQVEGASSSQASAQRRPYELLKEDLHRKQHECLQLQRSESSLKRQKRDSDKQLAEEKAKSARLEEELTRLRAQRRGDGGAHSITRRS from the coding sequence ATGAGGTGTTTTACGTTCCAGGATTACCAGTTGGCTCCGACATTGGAAGAGTACTCTATCATTCTTAATCTCAAGGTAAAAGGTGAAGTGCCATTCATCGACGTTCCTAAAGAAGTGAATTTCAAGTTGATCGCTGCTGATCTTTATTTAAGCATAAAAGAAGTATCTGATAATTGGAAGTCGAATGGAGGTGTCTCGGGGTTCTCTTTGAAGTTTTTGGTGAAAAAAGCTAAAGAGGAATTTGAGAAAAAGAATTGGAATGCGTACAATGCATTGCTCGCTGTGGCTATTTACGGGATTGTGATGTTCCCAAATGTTCCCAATTTTGTAGACTCGGCCGCGATACACATCTTCATGAGAAAGAATCCTATTCCTACTTTGCTGGCCGATACTTACTATGCTGTTCATTCCCGATATGAGAAACGTGGTGGTTCTATCACTTgttgccttcaattgttgttcatcTGGTTCCTCTCTTTGTTGCCCAGCAAAGGACCTTTTATGAAGACAAGGGAAACACTTAAGTGGACCCATAGGATTATGTCACTTACCTCTTATGACATCCAGTGGCCAAAGTATCGAATTAACGTTTCTGAAGTGATTGTTGGTTGTGGTAAGTTTGATAATGTTCCTTTGGTTGGCACTAGAGGTTGCATCAATTACAACCCCGTGGTATCTTTGCGTCAGTTGGGGTATACGTTGAAAGACAAGCCGGCAAATCACTTGATAGCGCAGACAGTCTATTTTGAGAAGGGGTCGGATCCAGAAAAGTTGAAAGAGATAATTGTGGCTTGGAAGAAGATCCGTAAGCATAATGGAGCCCATTTAGGGAAGAAGGAATCACTTGCTTTGACaccgtatgttgaatggattgtaaaacgggtcgggAACTTGTTGCTGCCATATGATAGGGTTGCACCacttcaaaagcaacctcctttgaTTCTATCTGAATTTGTGCCAACAGAACTTTACAAGGATGCTTTGGTTACCAACTACAGGTTGCACGAAAGGGAACAGGAGACCAACTTGAAATTCTTTGAAGAAAGAGATGCGAAGATGAGGTTGATGCACCAGCTCAAGCAAGTCGAAGGTGCAAGCTCAAGTCAGGCAAGTGCCCAGAGGCGTCCTTATGAGTTGCTAAAGGAAGATTTGCATCGCAAACAACATGAGTGTCTACAGTTACAAAGATCAGAGAGTAGCCTCAAGAGGCAGAAGCGGGATTCAGACAAACAGCTAGCGGAAGAGAAGGCCAAATCTGCTCGACTTGAAGAGGAATTAACAAGACTCCGAGCCCAACGGAGAGGAGATGGAGGAGCCCATTCTATTACCAGGCGATCCTAG